GGTGTCCGACGCCGGGGTGTCCCTTGTAAAACTGAACCACATTCATGTGGTCAGGGATACAAAGCTCGAAGAGATGTGGAGAGAAGGGAGCTTTACACCCCCCACCTACGATGAATATCTTGCCGCCGTGTGTGACTTTCTCGAGTATCTGTCGCCGGAAGCAACGGTCGCCAGGTTGATAGGGACGACGCCGGGGAAATATCTCCTCGCGCCCAGATGGGAAAGGGGCAGTGCCGGTTTTATCCAGGACGTAAGCGGGGAACTGAAGAGGCGGGGCACCTACCAGGGAATAAAACGTCCCTCATAACTGCACTCTGGGCTTAAATCCTCAATACAATCAATANNNNNNNNNNNNNNNNNNNNNNNNNNNNNNNNNNNNNNNNNNNNNNNNNNNNNNNNNNNNNNNNNNNNNNNNNNNNNNNNNNNNNNNNNNNNNNNNNNNNNNNNNNNNNNNNNNNNNNNNNNNNNNNNNNNAGGGAAAGGTGACAGAGCAAAAGGGGGACGGCGGGTCGTGGAAGATGCCGTATTGACGAAAAAGGGCAAAAAGGGAAGGGAGCCGGCGGTGGCTGCGAAAGAAGCGGGCACCCGGAAGATGATCCCGTCGCTGAGATGGGTCGTCCAGGGCGTCTACACCCTCTTTTACGTGCTCGTGGGCATCGAATTCATCTATTTTTACGCCGGCATCATGGCGGGAAATCTCACCGCCTACCGCCCGCCGGCTGTCGAGGGGTTTTTGCCGATAAGCTCCCTCCTCGGCCTCCGGTACTTTCTGGCCACGGGGACATACGACCATGTCCACCCGGCGGGGCTCACCATCATCATGGCGGTCATCGTTTCCGCCATCGCAACGAGGAAGAGTTTTTGCGGGTGGGTCTGCCCGGTTGGCTGCATTTCCCGGATGGTCGAGCGGGGAAGCAGGCGCTTTCTCAAAAAAAGAATCACCGTTCCCCCCATCCTGGACCACCTGCTCATGTCGGTGAAGTACCTGCTGTGCGCATTTTTCGTCTATGTGATATTTTTCAAAATGTCGGTGAAAGACATAGAGAGCTTCATCTCCTCCCCGTACAACGTGGCGGCCGACGCCAAGATGCTCCTGTTTTTCGTCGACATGTCCAAAACGACGGCGATCACCCTCGCCGTGATCTTTGCGCTCTCCGTTTTCGTGAAGAACTTCTGGTGCAGGTATCTTTGCCCCTACGGCGCCTTCCTCGGGGTGATCTCGCTTTTCTCCCCCCTTGCGGTCAGAAGAGATGCCCGGTTGTGCATCGATTGCGAGTCCTGCACAAAGGAGTGCCCGTACCAGATACGGGTGCACAGGAAAAAATCCGTCAGGACCGTTGAGTGCACGGCATGTCTCAATTGCGTATCATCCTGTCCCGTGGACGACTGCCTGACGGTGGGGTATTTCGGTAAGAAACGGGTAAAGGAGCTGGCGGTTCCCCTCCTGCTCCTCGCCGTGATACTCAGCTTTTACCTGGGTGCGCGCGTGACGGGCCACTGGGAGAGCGGGGTGGACAATCACACCTTCCAGAGGTTCTACTCGATTGCCGAAAAGCTCGATCATCCCCGCTAACGTCACCCTCCGAGGGCGAGCGATACCGCCTCCTCGGGAGTGGCTGCCTTTATAACCCCCCGGATATCCCACGACCCGAGGGACACGACCCGTTTCCCCAGCTTGAGGGCTATGGCGATTTCCGAAAGTGTCCCGTATTCGCCGCCGATGGCGATAAAGGCGTCCGATGAGTGGGCTATGATGATATTTCTGGCGTGTCCCATGTTCGTTGCGATCACGTGATCGGTGTGCCGGTTGGCACTGCCCCTGTCGCTCCCGGGGACGATGCCGATGGTCACTCCCCCGGCCGACTTGGCCCCCTTTGCCGATGCCTCCATCACCCCCGAGAGGCCGCCGCTTACGATGGCTGCACCCCTTGCGGCCAGCAACCTGCCCACCTCCTCGGCCCTGCGGTAGGTTTCCCCGTCAACGTCACTTCCCCCGATTATTCCCACCTGCATATCTGACTCCTTTCCCTGCAAAGTTCTCCCGGCACGCGCTCTTCTTCCGGGAAGCATATCCTATTAGAAAATTTTATTTTATTCTGCGTATTATTTCTGTTAGATTGAAAATGGTTTTTCCTGCAGGAATTGAATCTCTAAAAAGGGGATGGACATGCGATTCCGACTGTTTCCAAGAGATGAGAAGTTCTTCGAGATGTTCGAGGTCCAGACGGAGAGGGTCATGGAGGGAGCAAGGCTCATAAAGGAGCTTTTCGATAACATGGAAAGGGCGGAAGAGCTGGCAGTCCTGATCAAGGATAAAGAGTCCGAGGGAGATGACATAACCCATAAGATTGTCGAGAGCCTCCACAAAACCTTCGTAACCCCCATCGACCGTGAGGACATACACAATCTCACCAGCAAGCTCGATGACATCCTCGATCACATGGAGGCGGTTTCCGAGC
Above is a genomic segment from Deltaproteobacteria bacterium containing:
- a CDS encoding 4Fe-4S binding protein; translation: MEDAVLTKKGKKGREPAVAAKEAGTRKMIPSLRWVVQGVYTLFYVLVGIEFIYFYAGIMAGNLTAYRPPAVEGFLPISSLLGLRYFLATGTYDHVHPAGLTIIMAVIVSAIATRKSFCGWVCPVGCISRMVERGSRRFLKKRITVPPILDHLLMSVKYLLCAFFVYVIFFKMSVKDIESFISSPYNVAADAKMLLFFVDMSKTTAITLAVIFALSVFVKNFWCRYLCPYGAFLGVISLFSPLAVRRDARLCIDCESCTKECPYQIRVHRKKSVRTVECTACLNCVSSCPVDDCLTVGYFGKKRVKELAVPLLLLAVILSFYLGARVTGHWESGVDNHTFQRFYSIAEKLDHPR
- a CDS encoding TIGR00725 family protein, yielding MQVGIIGGSDVDGETYRRAEEVGRLLAARGAAIVSGGLSGVMEASAKGAKSAGGVTIGIVPGSDRGSANRHTDHVIATNMGHARNIIIAHSSDAFIAIGGEYGTLSEIAIALKLGKRVVSLGSWDIRGVIKAATPEEAVSLALGG